In Mustela nigripes isolate SB6536 chromosome 2, MUSNIG.SB6536, whole genome shotgun sequence, a single window of DNA contains:
- the CLEC3B gene encoding tetranectin: MELWGAYLLLCLFSLLTQVTAEQPAPKVKKAANVKKDAVTPKMFEELKNQLDNLAQEVALLKEQQALQTVCLKGTKVHKKCFLAFPQAKTFHEASEDCISRGGTLGTPQTGSENDALYDYLRQSVGAEAEIWLGLNDMASEGVWVDMTGGHIAYKNWETEITAQPDGGKAENCAALAGAANGKWFDKRCRDKLPYICQFAIV; this comes from the exons ATGGAGCTTTGGGGGGCCTAcctgctcctctgcctcttctcGCTCCTGACCCAGGTCACCGCTGAGCAGCCAGCCCCCAAGGTCAAGAAGGCTGCAAATGTCAAGAAAG ATGCTGTGACTCCGAAGATGTTTGAGGAGCTCAAAAACCAGCTGGACAACCTGGCCCAGGAGGTGGCGCTGTTGAAGGAGCAGCAGGCCCTGCAGACAG TCTGTCTGAAGGGTACCAAGGTGCACAAGAAATGCTTTCTGGCCTTCCCCCAGGCCAAGACCTTCCACGAGGCGAGCGAGGACTGCATCTCGCGCGGGGGCACGCTGGGCACCCCGCAGACGGGCTCCGAGAACGACGCCCTGTATGACTACCTGCGCCAGAGCGTGGGCGCCGAGGCCGAGATCTGGCTGGGCCTCAACGACATGGCGTCCGAGGGTGTCTGGGTGGACATGACCGGCGGCCACATCGCCTACAAGAACTGGGAGACGGAGATCACCGCGCAGCCCGACGGCGGCAAGGCCGAGAACTGCGCCGCCCTGGCCGGCGCGGCCAACGGCAAGTGGTTCGACAAGCGCTGCCGCGACAAGCTGCCCTACATCTGCCAGTTCGCCATCGTGTAG